From a region of the Pongo abelii isolate AG06213 chromosome 9, NHGRI_mPonAbe1-v2.0_pri, whole genome shotgun sequence genome:
- the LOC100445743 gene encoding olfactory receptor 10D1B-like, translating into MRNLSVVSEFILLGIPHTEGLETMLLVLFLSFYIFTLMGNLLILLAIVSSTQLHMPMYFFLCKLSVFDIFFPSVSSPKMLCYLSGNSRAISYAGCATQLFFYHFLGCTECFLYTVMAYDRFVAICHPLHYTLIMSHRACIILAMGTSFFGCIQATFLTTLTFQLPYCGPNEVDYYFCDIPVMLKLACADTSALEMVGFISVGLMPLSCFLLILTSYSRIVFSILQIRSAEGRQHAFSTCSAHLTAILLFYMPVVLIYLRPTVSPWLDATVQILNNLVTPMLNPIIYSLRNKEVKSSLRKVLYQLGFLPEQL; encoded by the coding sequence ATGAGGAATCTCTCAGTGGTGTCCGAATTCATCCTGCTGGGCATCCCTCACACGGAGGGTCTGGAGACTATGCTCTTGGTCCTGTTTTTGTCCTTCTACATCTTCACCCTTATGGGGAACCTCCTTATCTTGCTGGCTATTGTCTCCTCCACTCAGCTTCACAtgcccatgtacttcttcctgtGCAAGCTGTCTGTTTTTGACATATTTTTCCCTTCTGTGAGTTCCCCTAAGATGCTGTGCTATCTTTCAGGGAACAGCCGAGCCATCTCCTATGCAGGCTGTGCAACCCAGCTCTTCTTCTACCATTTCCTGGGCTGCACCGAGTGTTTTCTGTACACGGTGATGGCCTACGACCGCTTCGTTGCCATTTGTCATCCTCTACACTACACCTTAATCATGAGCCACAGAGCGTGCATCATCCTAGCCATGGGGACCTCATTCTTTGGCTGCATTCAGGCCACCTTTCTGACCACTCTCACCTTCCAATTGCCTTACTGTGGCCCCAATGAGGTGGACTATTATTTCTGTGATATCCCAGTCATGCTGAAGCTGGCTTGTGCAGATACCTCAGCCCTGGAGATGGTGGGGTTCATCAGTGTGGGCCTCATGCCCCTCAGCTGTTTCCTTCTCATCCTCACCTCCTACAGTCGCATCGTCTTCTCCATCCTGCAGATCCGCTCTGCCGAGGGCCGACAGCATGCCTTCTCTACCTGCAGCGCCCACCTCACCGCCATCCTGCTTTTTTACATGCCAGTGGTTCTCATTTACCTGAGGCCTACCGTCAGCCCCTGGTTGGATGCAACTGTTCAGATTCTGAATAACCTGGTCACCCCCATGCTGAATCCCATAATCTACAGTCTCAGGAATAAGGAGGTGAAATCATCACTAAGGAAGGTCTTATATCAGCTGGGCTTCCTTCCTGAGCAGTTGTAG